The Trichocoleus sp. region GCTTACCCTGGACTGGCTTTTGGGGTGAAACCTTCGCCCGTGTGAATGGGCAGTTTCCAGCCCAGATGTGGGATGACATTCCTCAATCAACGGTACTAACAGGTTCACTTAATCAGCGAGGGCAAGTTGTGCCTTGGGCAGTAGAACAGCTACCGATGCCCAAATCGACTACATCTGCACATAGCAGTCACTCAGGTCACGGTGATGCAGGTTCTACAACTTCTCAGGATGGCATTGCCTCTGGTACCCCGGTTGATCTCAGTTCTGTGATTGCGTTAGCTCAAGCCAAAGACGCGCCTCCTGGCTTTAGTGTGACTTTACCCGAAGGAGAAACGGGTGTGTATACCGTCTCAGCGTTTCCTGGTGATCCGGCTCAGGAAGTGACGATGCACATTGATCAATACAGTGGTGAAGTGTTAGCAGATGTACGTTGGAAGGATTATGGACTGGTTCCTAAAGCAGTGGAAATGGGAACTGCAATTCATATGGGCAGGTATTTTGGCTTCGCTAACCAGCTGCTAATGCTGATTGCAGCGTTGATTGTGATGCTGCTTTCATTCACTGGAGCTGTGATGTGGTGGCAGCGCCGCCCTCAAGAATCTGGTCTAATTGGTGCTCCAGCAATGCCACCTCATGTGCAAAATTGGCGGGGTCCGTTCGTGATTGTTGCGGTTCTAGGAGTGGCGTTTCCTCTGGTCGGTCTTTCGCTGGTGATTGTGCTACTGCTGGACTATTTTGTGTTATCTCGTATTCCTGCACTCAAGCGAATCTTTAATTAAGACGTAGAGCACTAAACGTACTGCAAATTAGCTCTGTATGGCTCTTGATACTGGGATAGCCTGATTGCGATGCGTTCAAATTTTAAGTGATGGATCGCCGTTATCCCACTGAGCAACAACCGATCGACAGGCATCAAAATAGCATCCCAGTATTCTTGTAGCTTGCCAGCCTACTGTCTGCTTCTGGATCCTGGCGTCATTGGTGAGCATCAGCTAACTTGCCCAAACACTGCTTTGTCCAGCTTCAAACACTTCAAAAGTGCTTACTTGGCGACCTAACAGAAGCACAGTTTACTTTTCAAAAGCAGATAATCCAAGGATTGGGATAGTACATCCTGGACTTAGCTGAAACTTCCCGACAAATTAAATCCATTTGTACGTTGGCGTAAATTATAGAATTTCGTGTTTTTCCATAGCCTGAAACCCTCTTTCTTCCAGTGGGCCGTTTTGCTGTCAGCAAATGGTTAAGGGATTATTCCTGCTAGAGCGCTTCACCAAACAGTACAAAAGTCATAGTACAAAAGTTTAATCTTGGAAATTATTAATATAGAAGCGATATAAGTTTGTCGTGATACCCAATTTGTACGAATCATCGCCAGACCCGTATCTGTCATTCTAAAAACAAGCGCCTGTCTCCCCATCCCCAATGTTTCCTCTCCGCGCCATTGCCCTTCAGATTCTGTTCCTGCTGCTCTCGATCGCAATTGAAGCAGTGATTTTGCACCGTAAGCTCAAGGTTTCCCCCCAGCAGAGTGTTCAGTTTGCCACTTCAATTAATCTCCTTTCAACAGTGTTGGGATGGCTAGTGCTTTTTAGCGTTCTGACGATTCCCTTCGGACTACCGCCTAGCTGGAGCTTAAATCTAGATGTTGCACTGTTGAATTTTGTTCTGTTTAATCAACTGTCTTCTAGCACAGCCAGTACGCTGATTTTCCTGGGATTCATCACCTTTTTTGCGAGTTTTCTGGTGAAGCAACTGGGTTTACTGTTTTTGAAGTGGCTATTGCAGCCGACACTGAATTTCCGTCCGCTGAGCCAGCCGAACCCAGTTAAATATGTCATGCGCGACCCGCGTACCAAAATTCAGGGAGATGCCCTACCCCAAGCCGCTGCTATTCTGGAAGCCAATGCCTGGAGCTATAGCGCGATCGTCCTGGTGCTCGTTGTTCGCTTTGTGATCGAGAATGCTACGGGTTGATGGAGAGCAACAATGAATAATTTCTTCAAATTTTTTGTTCAACTCAGCATTTTTCGGAGGATACGCGACTTCCTGGGCAACCAGTTGCAGCGGGCACAATCCGAACTGAAAAAAGTGCAGCCTTTTTCCTGGCAAACGGCATTGCTGCTGAGTCTGCTGTCCTGGCTTGTCGTTTTACTTTTACAAGAGCCGATCGCCGAAAAATTTGTCTCTTTCTTTGGCTGGTTCTTTTTGATTTTGGGCGTTGATTGGGCACTTCTGGGACGCTTGCTCACCGTACCGATTCTGGGACTTAAAATTCGTTATGGTCCTTGGGTGACGGGGGCGATCGTGACACTTGCCCTCTACAGCAACCGCTTATTGCTTCAAGATGTTTCCAGTGCCCTGACCACCTATCCGCTTCTTTCTGCCCTGATTGCCAGTTTGCCAAAATTTTTGCGTCCGGGTCCTGAATTCCGTCTCCCTGATCCTGCTGGACGACAAGATATTGTGCTGCTGCTGTTGCTTGGTAGTCTTTATAGCTGCTGGTTTCAACTGTACTTTGTTCTGCAAGATCTGGTCGAGCAGTATCCCAGCGTTTTAGCCGACGACTTTAGCCGCAGTGGGTTTGTTGTGCGCTTCGATCGCAGCGATACGCAAGTCTCAAACGGTGTACCTATCCTCAATGTAACTGAGGCAACGATTCGTAATGAACTGGACAGGCGCACATCCTGGATTGAAACGCAGCAGTGGCTCCGCGACATCCAATCTCAGATTCCTCAAATTGCTACGATCGTTCGCTATGAAGTATTTGGCAGACAGCCTCAGACCAAAGAATATCAACTCTGGCGACTCAACGCCAAAACGCTCAGCAATCCTCAAGATCCGGCAAGTCTTTTACTACAGCTTCAAGCCCTGTGGTATGGTTCTAGCTCCCTTGGCAGTGGCTATATTCTCCAGCGCACCTGCACCGTTCAGCAGGCTCTACTCCAAATTCCCAATAGCCTTTCTCCAATTAAAGGAAGTAACTATCAAATGCAATGTGGACCGATCGAGTCTCCTTTGCCGGGAGTGGTTGGGAGGGAAGAGTGAAGAGGCTTAGAAGAGGCTTAGTCCATCTGCTGGTTCAGGCATCAGGACGACAAAACAGCGAGATGAATAGTGGTGCAATGCAGACAAGAGATTGGGGAATAATAGGGGTTAAGTTTTTCAGTAAATGCCTTCTTGCTGTCAAGCCTCAACCTCTTGCTTCTTGTCTTTGACGCTTACCCCCTCTTATGAATCCCATTCGTACTGCTGTTATCGCCAGTAATGTCTTTCGTGAAGTGATTCGCGATCGTGCCCTTTATTTGATTGGCTTTTTTGCAATTTTGATCGTTGCTGCCAGTGCACTGCTGCCAGAAGTTGCTGCCAGTCTGGAAAACAAGATTATTTTGGATGTTGGCTTAGCTGCGATCGGGATTTTAGGGCTGCTGATTGCAGTCTTTGTTGGCACTGGACTGGTGAACAAGGAAATTGAAAAGCGCACCGTCTATGTGATGATTGCCAAGCCAATCAGCCGGGCTGAATTTATTGTCGGCAAACATTTAGGGCTTTCAGCTGTGTTGGCAGTGCTGGTTGCGGCAATGACGCTGATTTACTTAGGGGTGCTGCAAGTTCAGCAGATTCCCTTTCCGCTCAGCAGTATTTTGATTGCCGAATTCTTTCAGCTTCTCGAACTCTCGCTGATTACAGCCGTAGCAATTTTATTTGGCGTGTTTACGAGTTCCCTGCTGGCAACCCTGCTGACGATCGCCATCTATTTTATGGGGCATTTCAGCCGCGATTTGGTGGCGCTTGGCGCACTGTCGAAAGATCCACAAGTCCAGCGGATTGCAGATAGCATCTATCTCGTTCTGCCTGACCTATCGCGACTAAACCTGAAAAATCAAGCAGTCTATGGTACAGATCTCCTGCCCCAGCCTAATGAATTATTAGGAGACGCTGCTTATGGACTGGTGTACATTGTGCTGCTTTTAGCGATCGCCACCCTCGTTTTCTCGCGGCGCGAATTTTAGCTAGTCTCCGCCTCCCATAATTTGAGGCACTTTGAAGAACTCGCCTTGCAGAGAATCTTCCCGATCAGGCGCATTGTCGAGGATCTGATCTCGCTCTGGATAAGGCTGTAGATGATCGGCGCGAGTCACATTAACCACATCGATCGCCCTTGCCGTTGGCGGCACTTCACTGGTATCTAGCTCGCTCAACTGCTGAAAATATTCCAGAATGCTGCTCAACTGGGTCGTAAACTGCTCTTCCTCAGCTTCTGTAAGTTGGAGCCGGGCAAGATTTGCGACTTTATGAACTTGGCTGCGATCGATCATCATGGCTGGTGTCGAAGTGTCAGGGTTGAAGTGAAATGTAGTTTAGCCCCCAATCTTGATCAGGCTGAGGGCTAGTAATGATGCTTATCATTTTAGGCAGCAAGGTGGCTTTAGAAGAAAACATCGAGCTTGGCGCGCCCGGTTGTTTTAAGCCAGTTTTGCGCCTCAATGTAGTTGTTGGGTGCAACGCGAATGGCGCGCTGCCAATAATCAGCAGCCTGGTCAAAATACTGGTCGGCTTTGTCTGCGTCTCCGGCTTCTTGTGCTTGCTCTCCCAAATAGTGATAGAGAACGGCAACATTATTTAATGCCTGAGGCATTTTGGGGTTCTGTTCCAGGGCTTCGTGGTAAAGCTCCAGGGCGCGATCGTGCTCTCCGTTGCTCGCGAAAATTAAAC contains the following coding sequences:
- a CDS encoding DUF5357 family protein, whose product is MNNFFKFFVQLSIFRRIRDFLGNQLQRAQSELKKVQPFSWQTALLLSLLSWLVVLLLQEPIAEKFVSFFGWFFLILGVDWALLGRLLTVPILGLKIRYGPWVTGAIVTLALYSNRLLLQDVSSALTTYPLLSALIASLPKFLRPGPEFRLPDPAGRQDIVLLLLLGSLYSCWFQLYFVLQDLVEQYPSVLADDFSRSGFVVRFDRSDTQVSNGVPILNVTEATIRNELDRRTSWIETQQWLRDIQSQIPQIATIVRYEVFGRQPQTKEYQLWRLNAKTLSNPQDPASLLLQLQALWYGSSSLGSGYILQRTCTVQQALLQIPNSLSPIKGSNYQMQCGPIESPLPGVVGREE
- the fraC gene encoding filament integrity protein FraC: MFPLRAIALQILFLLLSIAIEAVILHRKLKVSPQQSVQFATSINLLSTVLGWLVLFSVLTIPFGLPPSWSLNLDVALLNFVLFNQLSSSTASTLIFLGFITFFASFLVKQLGLLFLKWLLQPTLNFRPLSQPNPVKYVMRDPRTKIQGDALPQAAAILEANAWSYSAIVLVLVVRFVIENATG
- a CDS encoding PepSY domain-containing protein — protein: MSKSATALNQTSIVQSPGNRFYRTVWRWHFYAGLFVIPFMLILAATGIIYLFKPQLDAAMYHNLMFVQPGAAMLSYTEQVQFAQKAYPDATVTQVTPNIAPERSTEVLLTTADERNLMVFVNPHTGQVLGERDELHNLQAIARKIHGELMIGKLGDYLVELAACWGLVLLLSGLYLWLPRNKFAVLGTLIPRLWSQNQRVFWRDLHAVPGFYGILLIGFLILTGLPWTGFWGETFARVNGQFPAQMWDDIPQSTVLTGSLNQRGQVVPWAVEQLPMPKSTTSAHSSHSGHGDAGSTTSQDGIASGTPVDLSSVIALAQAKDAPPGFSVTLPEGETGVYTVSAFPGDPAQEVTMHIDQYSGEVLADVRWKDYGLVPKAVEMGTAIHMGRYFGFANQLLMLIAALIVMLLSFTGAVMWWQRRPQESGLIGAPAMPPHVQNWRGPFVIVAVLGVAFPLVGLSLVIVLLLDYFVLSRIPALKRIFN
- the gatC gene encoding Asp-tRNA(Asn)/Glu-tRNA(Gln) amidotransferase subunit GatC; this translates as MMIDRSQVHKVANLARLQLTEAEEEQFTTQLSSILEYFQQLSELDTSEVPPTARAIDVVNVTRADHLQPYPERDQILDNAPDREDSLQGEFFKVPQIMGGGD
- a CDS encoding ABC transporter permease codes for the protein MNPIRTAVIASNVFREVIRDRALYLIGFFAILIVAASALLPEVAASLENKIILDVGLAAIGILGLLIAVFVGTGLVNKEIEKRTVYVMIAKPISRAEFIVGKHLGLSAVLAVLVAAMTLIYLGVLQVQQIPFPLSSILIAEFFQLLELSLITAVAILFGVFTSSLLATLLTIAIYFMGHFSRDLVALGALSKDPQVQRIADSIYLVLPDLSRLNLKNQAVYGTDLLPQPNELLGDAAYGLVYIVLLLAIATLVFSRREF
- a CDS encoding photosystem I assembly protein Ycf3; the protein is MPRSQRNDNFIDKTFTVMADMILKMLPASYKAKEAFAYYRDGMSAQADGEYAEAMANYEEALKLEEDPYDRSYVLYNMGLIFASNGEHDRALELYHEALEQNPKMPQALNNVAVLYHYLGEQAQEAGDADKADQYFDQAADYWQRAIRVAPNNYIEAQNWLKTTGRAKLDVFF